atccgagggggcttctgggaggaagaagccccctccggcaagaatggcggtggggaacgcccagcaccgcaacttctttggccagGTGAGTCTGGCCATGCCTTTTGCGTGTGCACGTGCGATacgcctcccacagccaacccaataagacactcacacaagatgtggggaaaacaatggccacaactcatttattgataacaggataaggggttggcagccaagcatgggtcctggatcatgatcgggcagcccaatactgcccgatcccaaACACATcaggggtgccgccggcacaataccaggcaaacGCAACCTGGCACCCCTGGaaccaccgggcgtccccccctaaccgctagggggggggtaccaaaccagatccagggcccatgccccacgccacaaCAAGTGGGGGGGTGGGAACCACACCCCCCTTGCCGCCAACCCCAGAGCCTGCTCAATAAAGTAGCCCAAATGCCACACTGGCCATCAGTCCTAAAAAGTATCCAGTACTGTTCTTGCTTGCTCAGGGGGCTGCATCTAATGCGGGCGGAACTCCTTCCTCCTGCCGTCCGTTGTCCTTTCCCGCACGCCTCCGTTCACCGACCAAGTCCTCAGCATGCATCCTAGTCCTGCTGCCACTTGACTGCCGCCGTTCCACTCCCGTTCCGTGcatcactccttccttctttctcgacCATAGCTGACCTGTCGGTGGAAGAAAAGGAACAGCCGGCAGATCGGGTTCCTTCAAGGAGAAGGCCCGGCCTGATATAGGATGCATAAGCTGAGGATTTCCAGCGCCCCATGGATTTTATTACTTCGACAGGGACACCACCTGCAGCAGCTGTGGTGGCCGCTCCTATCCTAAAGGAGTGCCCCCCAAATTCCGTCCGAGGGAGGCCCAAATGCTGGAGGGCTCCTCGGAAAACAGCCATGAACTGGTAACGTGTGAGAGGGCTGCCGTCTCGGTGTATGAAAAGGAAGCCAGGGGTAGAGCCTCTCGTGGTCAGGAACCTGGAAAGGGACTGCACGGGGCACAAATGTCCTGGTTCCAAACCCCGTATGTGCAGTgagaccccttttcccagttGGTCAGTCTTGGACTTGCGGATCCTCAGTGCCAGGGCGTTGTCCTGGACTGAGATGTCCCTGAGCTGCAGGGCCCTGTTAGAGGCGTCAGCTTTGGAATTGGCCACCACCTCCCCCAGCCGAAGGGCCCCGAAGAAAGCCGTTGTGAAGGCTGCAGTGAATAACTTAACTTCATATCGGGAGGGGCAGATCCTCTTGAGGGCCTGGACGATATGCTTGAGGGTCTTGTATGATAAGGGGCGCCTGGTGTCCCGTTGCCTGGGTGCGCGCTTCCTCCAACTCCAGAGGAGCTTCCTGACTCTGAATGCTTGGCATGGATCGCCAAACCCGGCAGCTTTGCTGTAGAAGGCAATCCCAGCCAACTGGAGACGCATGGAATGTGCTGTCACGTTGTTTCTCTTCTGGTGGATGAGGAAGTGTATGACCTCGTCCTCAGATGCTGGCCACTTACTGCCGTATCCAACTTCGAGCCTGAACTTGGTGAATTTTGCCATGGCTGCCCGGTATGCCTTCTGCGTCGCCGGCGCGACGGAGTCCATCAGTCCTGTCCAGGCTTCCCATCTCCAAGGGTCCACAGGTCTGGTGGGAAGCTTGTGGGCAGGACATCTGCGTCTGGTGCTAGGGAGCGAAACCTGTCCTCCTGGAAGTGGGACAATGCATCGGCTACTTCATTGTTCACGCCTGGAATATACTGCGCTGAGAAGGTGATATTAGCCTCCAAACATATTAAGACAAAGTGCCTGACCAGCCTCATTACCCTGGGCGATTTGGAAGACTGCCGATTGACTACCCTAACCACCGCCTGGTTGTCACACCAGAACCGCACCCTCTTGTCCCGGAACAGGTTGGTCCAGATACGCACTGCCACAAGGATAGGGAAAAACTCGAGGAAAGTGAGATCCCTGAGGATGTTACCCTTGCTCCAGCTCTCTGGCCATTTGGCAGCGCACCAGTGACCTTGCAGGAAAACCCCGAAACCGATACTCCCTGCTGCATCCGAATGTACCTGCAACTCGGCCCCGAGCTCCCACCTGGACTGCCACATGGACACCCCATTGAACCCCTTCAGAAACTGGAGCCACACCCTGAGATCCTCTCGCATACCTTGCGTCACGCGGATCCTGTGGTGGGGGGCGCGCACCCCAGCCGTTGCCCGTGCGAGACGAGCGCAGAAGGGCCTACCCGGGGACACCACTCTGCAGGCGAAATTGAGGTGGCCCAGGAGGGCCTGCAACTCCTTCAGGGTTACCTTCTTGCTGCGGGCTGCCTCTTCGATGCGGGCCCGCAGCGCGGACAGTTTGTCCGCCGGCAGGCAAGACAGGCCCCGAACAGAATCCAACTGGATCCCAAGGAATACCAGGGATGTGGAGGGGCCCTCGGTTTTTTCCTGTGCTAGGGGGATGCCGAATACCCTGGACAATGCCTTGAACGTGTTGAGCAGGTGGGCGCACTCCCCGCTACCCCGTGATCCCACAAAGAGAAAGTCATCCAGGTAATGTGTGATAGAACTGGAGTGGGTAAGGGTCTTGGTGACCCATTCGAGGAAGGTGCTGAACGTCTCGAAGGCTGCGCAGCTGACTGCGCAGCCCATGGGCATGGCCTTGTCATAGTACCACAGGCCATTAAATTTGAATCCCAGGAGGTTGAAGTCCTCCGGGTGGACTGGGAGGAGCCGAAATGCTGACTGAATGTCGCATTTTGCCATCAGGGCCCCTGGTCCCTTGGTCTGCACCAAGCTGACAGCATGGTCAAAGGAGGCGTACTTGACTGAGCAAAGCTCAGGAGGGATGGCATCGTTGACCGAAGCCCCTTTTGGGTAAGAAAGGTGGTGGATCAGACGGAACTCGCCTGGGGCCTTCTTGGGGACCACCCCAAGAGGGGAGACCCTGAAATTGTCCAAGGGGGGGGCATGGAAAGGGCCGGCGATTCTCCCTGCGGCGAGTTCCTTAGCGATCTTACCGCTGAGCACCTCAGGTAACTGGGCCGCTGATTTTAAATTGCCCGAGGTGCATGCCCTCCTAGGTCCCATGGCAGGGATGCGAAAGCCAGAGGAGAAACCCTCTTCGAGGAAGGATGCGGCCCTCCTGTTGGGATACGCCCTGAGCCAGGGAACCATGGGTGGGAGTGAGACGGGGGTGTTGGCTAGGGCAGAGTGGCAGGAAAGGGGTTCACTTACCCTGTCCTGTGGTGGCTCCTCCAGTATCCTTCCTGGTGCCGGGCTGGGCCCCAGCCCGGCCTGCCCGAAAGGGCTGCAACGTGCCGGGTTGCTTACCGCAGGACATCTTGGTGTGCCCTCCCGCGCAGTATTCGCAGACATGATCAAAACGGCATCGGGCCCGCTGGCATTTCCCCATGTTGAACTCCCAGCAAACTGCCCTCTTGGAGTCCCGCCTGCCCCATGCCCTGTCTGACCTCCTAAACTCCGGCTTACCTCTAATGCTGGGCCCCACCTCTGTGAGCCAGATGTCGTGATTGATAAGGTCCCATCTGGCTCTGGCACTCTGGGATGCCCTCTTCCTGAAGGCTGAGTCGTAAGCGAAGGCTGCCGCATCGCCCGCCAGCTCTCTGGCCCTGGTGACGTGCTGCAGGTGATTGAGCAGGTGCCATCCCCGCTCGGGAAAAGCTGCTGTCACCACCCTTGCGAACTCCGTATATCCAGCCACCCAGTTGGCAAAAGTCCGCTCAGCTGGCCTGCTCCTGTCCCTCTTCTGATGCCTGCTCTTGGAAGGGGGTTCCCGGCCCTCTTCCCCTGGAGGCTTTAACAAGGTGAAAATATCAACGTAGTAGCCCTTCAGGATCTTACTCCTGAGGCGCGGGGAGAGGTGGGAGCCAGGCGGATCCTCATTGtcctggaagggggggggaaggGCCGGGGCAGAGGACTTGCAAGCCCTGCACGGGGGGTCTGTGATGTCGCTAGTCTCTGACCTACACTTGATGGCCCACTCGGGGAGGCCCGGCACGAGGGCCTCCGACCTCCAGTAATTATCCCTGTCTACCGAGTCAGCCAGGGCATACTCACCCTCCGAAGAGTCGCTGTCTGAGGAGTAGTGGTGACAGCGTTTGGAAGACCTACGTCTCTTAGCTTTCGGCCTGCTCCTGCGACGGTGCTGTCGTGAACCTGGTGAAACCTCTCCCCCCTCGTCGCTGTATGATGCATCGCTGGATGCCTGGTCGCTGGGCCCCGAGTCAGCTGAGGTGTTATCATCGGTGTCCTTGCGCCTCCTCCGCTTACTCCGCTGGTGGTCCCCTCCCCGCTGGGAAACAGATGCAGTTCCTGGTGGAGAATACACCCTAGACTCAAGCTTACCCAGCCTGTCCACAATGGTGGCAATGTTCTGTGAGATCCCCTCCATGTTTTGGGAGATCCCTTCCAGCACAGTGGCCTCCTGGTTGGCCACACGCCCTGAAGGGGCCTGGGTGGCTGCTGGTCCAGCTGGCACCGATTGCCCTCCTGAAGTCTCCACATCTTTGCTTCTCCTGGTGGCCCGTGCAGGAGCCAACGCCGCTGTCCAGGTCTCAGCCGCCTTCGTAGCCGACTTCCTCTTAGGAGCCATGCGGATGGAGTCCTATGGGAGAGAACTGCACAAAAACCACAACCGTTTAGCGGCAGCtatgaaaaagggggggggtacaGTGCCCCAGAGGGCAGGCGCACACATGGCAGTGCCCATAAGGGACGGCTGCTGCCACTGCAGGCTGCAGTTGTCCAGCTAGGTGGCCGAATGGGTTGACCCAGCGCAGCTCCGCCCAGCGCATCTCCTCCGCTTGAGCGGCCAGCTAGCTCAGCCCTGCTGGGCGACTGGCATAAGGGAACATGGCGGCAGGGAAGATAAATCAGGGATGACGCTCTCcgctggagcggcccagctgcAGGCTGCTGGGTTGGGTTTGAAAATCTCTGCTGTGGAAAGAACAATTGCAAGAAATACTAGATTGTTagatgcttgcttgcttgcatgtgccagtgtttgcttgcttgcatgtgccagttcctcctgttgtggggacccccaaccataaaattattatcattgctactacagaactgtaattttgctactgttatgaattgtgatatGAATCTCcaatacgcaggatgtattttaatttactggaccaattttggcggAAATACCCATTactcacaaatttgaatactggtcgggGGGTAGATTTTGTCagttgagagttatagttgctgggatttaggttcacttgcaatcaaagagcattctgaactccaccaatgaaagaactggcccaaacttcctgcacagaacAGCCATagccaacagcaaatactggagtggggaggtgggcattgacctagagctttggagttgtagttcacctacatccagacagcactgtggactcaaacaataatggatcttgaccaaacttggcacagatactcataTGTCCAAacgtgagcactggtggagttcggggaaaatagacctagacattagggggttgtagttgctgggatttaggtCCCCCCCCAGGCCTGCCGGAGCGATCCTCCGGCAGGACGCGAGAGCGGGAGGCGGGGTTCCCCCTCTCCGGAAGAGACAGGCGGCGGGGAGGCCTCAGGCCCGCCGCCGGAAGTAGGCCGCGGCCATTTCCGGCGCGGCACGCGGCCCGGCGAGGGCCCCCCCCAGGCCTGCCGGAGCGATCCATCGGCCGGACGCGGGAGCAGGAGATGGGGTTCCCCCCTCCGGGGCGGGCAGGCGGCGGGGCGGCCTCGGGCCCGCCGCCGGAAGTAGGCCGCGGCCACTTCCGGCGCGGTGCGAGGCCCGGCGAGGGCCCCCCCAGGCCTGCCGGAGCGATCCTCCGGCAGGTCGACAGAGCGGGAGGCAGGGTCCCGCCACCGGAGCAGGCAGTCGGCGGGGCGGCCTCAGGGCCGCCGCCGGAAGTAGGCCGCGGCCACTTCCGGCGCAGAGCGGGGCCCTGCGGGTGCCCCACAGGCCTGCCGGAGCGATCCTCCGGCAGGACGCAAGAGGGGGGGGGTTCCCCCCCCTCCGAAGGAGTCAGGAGGTTAGGGGGCCGCCGTCCCGGCGCCGTGCCGGAAGTAGGCCTTAGCCACTTCCGGTCTGGCGCAGGGCCCGGCGAGGGCGCACCCGGCAATCGGAGCGGTCCTGGGCAGGCTGGGGGCGAGGGGAGGGGGTCGGCCTGAGAGAGAAGGCCTGGCCCCGCGGCAGGAGCAAGGTCCCCGAGGAGAAGGCGGGCACAGCAGGAGCCCAGCCGGGCCCCGTGGGAGCCATCCTGCCAGCAGAGGAGCAGAGGGAAGTTAGCCAACCGTTTGAATGGTGCTCCTGAAGCCTGGGGATGCCGCTGCCTCCGCTGGTGTGCTGTCGCTGCCGCTgtgccgctgctgccgctgctgcgtTCCTCCTCCCGCTCAcgaaaacagctgatcagctccaatcagctgttgcaggccgagTGCCTGCCTGTGAGCCAGGGGCAGCCTTATAAAGGCTGCCCCCGGGAGGgtgaggccagctcaggcctcacctgaggtgggcgtggccagatgCCCCCATTGGCCCCCTGCCCCACCggcgggaaaccttcccgccatccgagggggcttctgggaggaagaagccccctccggcaagaatggcggtggggaacgcccagcaccgcaacttctttggccaggtgagtctggccatgccttttataaggaaaggctggagcgaaatgggccacagaggccggagtcattggttgtaacaactttgagggaacagaaaagcaaaatacactgtgttataaggaaaggctggagtgaaatgggccacagaagccggagtcagtggttgtaacaactttgagtgaacacaaaagcaaaatacactgtgttataaggaaaggctgaagctaaatgggccacagaggccggagtcagtggttgtaacaactttgagtgaacagaaaagcaaaatgcactgtgttataaggaaaggctggagaaaaatgggccacagaggctggagtaagtggttgtaacaactttgagtgaacagaaaagcaagatacaatgtgttataaggaaaggctggatcaaattgggccacagaggccagagtctgtggttgtaacaactttgagtgaagacaacagcaaaaatcactgtgttttcaaaaaaggctggatcaaaatgggccacagaggcccgagtcagtggttgtaacaactttgagtgaacacaaaagcaaaatacactgtgttataaggaaaggctggagcgaaatgggccacagagtccgtagtcagtggttgtaacaactttgagtgaacacaaaagcaaaatacactgtgttataagtaaaggcaggagcgaaatgggccacagaggctggagtcagtggttgtaacaactttgagtgaacacaaacgcaaaatacactgtgttataagggaaggctggagcgaaatgggtcacagaggccggagtcagtggttgtaacaactttgaatgaacacaaaagtaagatacaatgtgttataaggaaaggctggagcgaaatgggccacagaggctggagtcagtggttgtaacaattttgagtgaacacaaaagcaaaatacattgtcttaaaaagaaaggctggagcgaaatgggccacagaggccggagtcagtggttgtaacaactttgagtgaacacaaaagcaaaatacactgtgttataaggaaaggctggagcgaaatgggccacagagtccgtagtcagtggttgtaacaactttgagtgaacacaaaagcaaaatacactgtgttataaggaaaggctggagcgaaatgggccacagaggccggagtcagtggttgtaacaactttgagtgaacacaaaagcaaaatacactgtgttataaggaaaggctggagcgaaatgggccacagaggccggagtcagtggttgtaacaactttgagtgaacacaaaagcaaaatacactgtgttataaggataggctggagcgaaatgggccacagagtccgtagtcagtggttgtaacaactttgagtgaacacaaaagcaaaatacactgtgttataaggaaaggctggagcgaaatgggccacagagtccgtagtcagtggttgtaacaactttgagtgaacacaaaagcaaaatacactgtgttataagtaaaggcaggagcgaaatgggccacagaggctggagtcagtggttgtaacaactttgagtgaacacaaaagcaaaatacactgtgttataagggaaggctggagcgaaatgggtcacagaggccggagtcagtggttgtaacaactttgaatgaacacaaaagtaagatacaatgtgttataaggaaaggctggagcgaaatgggccacagaggccggagtcagtggttgtaacaactttgagtgaacacaaaagcaaaatacactgtggtataaggaaaggctggagcgaaatgggccccagaggccggagtcagtggttgtaacaactttgagtgaacagaaaagcaaaatacaatgtgttataaggaaaggctggagcgaaatgggccacagaggctggagtcagtggttgtaacaactttgagtgaacacaaaagcaaaatacactgtcttaaaaaggaaggctggagcgaaatgggccacagaggccggaatcagtggttgtaataactttgagtgaacacaaaagcaaaatacactgtgttataaggaaaggctggagtgaaatgggccacagaagccggagtcagtggttgtaacaactttgagtgaacacaaaagcaaaatacactgtgttataaggaaaggctggagcgaaatgggccacagaggccggtgtcagtggttgtaacaactttgagtgaacagaaaagcaaaatacaatgtgttataaggaaaggctggagcgaaatgggccacagaggctggagtcagtggttgtaacaactttgagtgaacagaaaagcaaaatacaatgtgttataaggaaaggctggagcgaaatgggccacagaggctggagtcagtggttgtaacaactttgagtgaacacaaaagcaaaatacactgtcttaaaaaggaaggctggagcgaaatgggccacagaggccggaatcagtggttgtaataactttgagtgaacacaaaagcaaaatacactgtgttataaggaaaggctggagtgaaatgggccacagaagccggagtcagtggttgtaacaactttgagtgaacacaaaagcaaaatacactgtgttataaggaaaggctggagcgaaatgggccacagaggccggtgtcagttatcgtaacaactttgagtgaacacaaaagcaaaatacactgtgttataaggaaaggctggagcgaaacgggccacagagacagtagtcagtgatggtaacaactttgagtgattagaaaagcaagatacaatgtgttataaggaaaggctggagcgaaatgggccacagaggccggagtcattggttgtaacaactttgagtgaacacaaatgcaaaatacactgtgttataaggaaaggctggagtgaaatgggccacagaagccggagtcagtggttgtaacaactttgagtgaacacaaaagcaaaatacactgtgttataaggaaaggctgaagctaaatgggccacagaggccggagtcagtggttgtaacaactttgagtgaacagaaaagcaaaatgcactgtgttataaggaaaggctggagaaaaatgggccacagaggctggagtcagtggttgtaacaactttgagtgaacagaaaagcaagatacaatgtgttataaggaaaggctggatcaaattgggccacagaggccagagtctgtggttgtaacaactttgagtaaagacaacagcaaaaatcactgtgttttcaaaaaaggctggatcaaaatgggccacagaggcccgagtcagtggttgtaacaactttgagtgaacacaaaagcaaaatacactgtgttataaggaaaggctggagcgaaatgggccacagagtccgtagtcagtggttgtaacaactttgagtgaacacaaaagcaaaatacactgtgttataagtaaaggcaggagcgaaatgggccacagaggctggagtcagtggttgtaacaactttgagtgaacacaaacgcaaaatacactgtgttataagggaaggctggagcgaaatgggtcacagaggccggagtcagtggttgtaacaactttgaatgaacacaaaagtaagatacaatgtgttataaggaaaggctggagcgaaatgggccacagaggctggagtcagtggttgtaacaattttgagtgaacacaaaagcaaaatacattgtcttaaaaagaaaggctggagcgaaatgggtcacagaggccggagtcagtggttgtaacaactttgaatgaacacaaaagtaagatacaatgtgttataaggaaaggctggagcgaaatgggccacagaggccggagtcagtggttgtaacaactttgaatgaacacaaaagcaaaatacactgtggtataaggaaaggctggagcgaaatgggccccagaggccggagtcagtggttgtaacaactttgagtgaacagaaaagcaaaatacactgtgttataaggaaaggctggagcgaaatgggccacagaggccggagtcagtggttgtaacaactttgagtgaacacaaaagcaaaatacactgtcttaaaaaggaaggctggagcgaaatgggccacagaggccggagtcagtggttgtaataactttgagtgaacacaaaagcaaaatacactgtgttataaggaaaggctggagtgaaatgggccacagaagccggagtcagtggttgtaacaactttgagtgaacacaaaagcaaaatacactgtgttataaggaaaggctggagcgaaatgggccacagaggccggtgtcagttatcgtaacaactttgagtgaacacaaaagcaaaatacactgtgttataaagaaaggctggagcgaaacgggccacagagacagtagtcagtgatggtaacaactttgagtgaatacaaaagcaagatacaatgtgttataaggaaaggct
The sequence above is a segment of the Anolis sagrei isolate rAnoSag1 chromosome Y, rAnoSag1.mat, whole genome shotgun sequence genome. Coding sequences within it:
- the LOC137095531 gene encoding uncharacterized protein, with product MAPKRKSATKAAETWTAALAPARATRRSKDVETSGGQSVPAGPAATQAPSGRVANQEATVLEGISQNMEGISQNIATIVDRLGKLESRVYSPPGTASVSQRGGDHQRSKRRRRKDTDDNTSADSGPSDQASSDASYSDEGGEVSPGSRQHRRRSRPKAKRRRSSKRCHHYSSDSDSSEGGQVSLPSTRRRCPAHKLPTRPVDPWRWEAWTGLMDSVAPATQKAYRAAMAKFTKFRLEVGYGSKWPASEDEVIHFLIHQKRNNVTAHSMRLQLAGIAFYSKAAGFGDPCQAFRVRKLLWSWRKRAPRQRDTRRPLSYKTLKHIVQALKRICPSRYEVKLFTAAFTTAFFGALRLGEVVANSKADASNRALQLRDISVQDNALALRIRKSKTDQLGKGVSLHIRGLEPGHLCPVQSLSRFLTTRGSTPGFLFIHRDGSPLTRYQFMAVFRGALQHLGLPRTEFGGHSFRIGAATTAAAGGVPVEVIKSMGRWKSSAYASYIRPGLLLEGTRSAGCSFSSTDRSAMVEKEGRSDARNGSGTAAVKWQQD